The Stigmatella ashevillena genomic sequence GCTTCCGCATCGGTCAGATCACGGACGTGCACGTGGGGCCCTTCATCACCCCGGCGTACCTGCGAGGGGCGGTGGCGGCGATGAACGCCGCGGGCGCTCACGTGCAGGTGATGACGGGGGATCTGATCGATGATCTCACCCAGCTCGACGAGACGATGGAGGCGCTCGCGGGGTGCCGCGCGCCGCACGGCATGTTGGCGGTGCTGGGCAACCATGAGCACTTCCGGGGCTTGCAGTCCGTGCTGAGAGGGTACGCCTCGCTTCAGAAGCGGGGCGCTCCGGTCCGGCTGCTCGTGGACTCGGCGCACGTGTTCGAGCACGAGGGGCAGCGGGTGCGGGTGGTGGGGGTGGATTACCCGCTGGGCCGCGGCATGGGGGCGAGAACCTCGCTCATGCAGGCCTCGGCGGAGAAGGCGTTCCAGGGCACGTCGCCGGAGGAGCTGGTGCTCTGCTTGACGCACCACCCGTCGTTCTTTCCCTATGCCGTCGAGCGGGGCGCGCGGCTCACGCTGGCGGGGCACACGCACGGCGGACAGGTGGCCTTCTTTGGCATGCCGTTGTTCTGGTTCGTCTTCGAGTTCATGTTCGGTGGGTACCGGCGCAAGGATGGCTACCTGTACGTCTCGGGGGGGACGGGGCACTGGCTCCCGTTCCGGCTGGGAATTCCCCCCGAGGTGACGGTCCTCACGTTGCGTGGCGCATGAGCCCGGCGGTTCCTACATGCAGTCATCGGTGAGAGGCCCCGCGCTCCAGGGGCCTGCGAGTGAGCCGGGCGCAGCCGCCTCTTCTGCCTGAGGCACGAGGTAGGTGGCGAAGAAGAAGTCCTGGCCCTGGTTGAAGAAAGACTTGTCGGCTTCCACCTTCCAGGGCCTCGCCTTGCCTTGGCTGGGGCCAATGCTGAGTTGGCCTTCCTTGAGGCTCCACTGGCCGATGGTCTTCTCGTCCCTGTCGCCCTCCTGCTCGGTGACGGTGTGGTCCGGCTTCAGGGAGATGAAGAGGGGGACCTGGCCAGGGGCCTGGATCAGCCAGTGGGGCGTGTCGCGCAAAACCTTCTCCGTCCCTGCCTCCGCGGTCAGCACGCTCACGGCCTGGCGCCACTTCTTGTACTCATCGAGGGCCTTGAGGGCCTTGAGGCCCGTCTGGTCCTCGTCAATCTTGGGGAGAAGGGCGGCACGGTCCAGCTCGACGGCCCTCGATAGATCGGCGAGGGCTTGGAAGATCCAGTTGGTGTGAAGGGCGCAATAGTCGAAGTCGTCGGTCTCCTTCTTCCCCGATTGGAGGAGGGTGGTGGTCCGCGCACGGTTGAGCCGGGCATAGGCGTTGGAGGGATTCTGCTTCAGCGCTTTCTCGAACAGGCCGTGCGCCTTCTTGTAGTGCTTCTTTCCATACGCCTTGAACCCCAGCGCGTTGGCGTCGGTGTCCTTGGCGTGAGCGGTGCCGGGCAAGACGCCTCCGGCAAAGGAGACGGCGAGGAGGACCAGCGTGAGAGGCAGGGGCAAGCGGGAGCAGGTCATGGGAATTGGTTCATGTCACACACGGGCGGGGCTCTTCCAGGAGGGGCGGATGTGAAGTGTCCGACAGCCTTCCGGCGCAGGCGTGACGGGAGCGGTATCGGGCGTGGGAGCGCGCTATCCACGGGGCATGCCAGAGTCCTGGTACGACGCGGTGGTGGTGGGAGCGGGTTTCGGGGGAATGTCCACGGCGCTGGAACTGGCGCAGCGCGGGGCGCGCGTGGTGCTGTGCGAGGCGCTCAACTACCCGGGGGGCTGTGCCAGCACGTTCCAGCGGGAGGGGTATGCCTTCGAGGCAGGTGCCACGCTGTTTTCCGGATTGGCCGAGGGGCAGCTCTTCGGCCAGTGGATTCGCAGGCATGGGCTGGCGGTGGAAGTGGACTGGCTGGATCCGCTCGTGGAGCTTCGCACCCACGCGTTGCGGCTGAGCGTTCACCGGGATCGGCACCTTTTCCTGGAGCAGCTCTGCGCCTTGCCCGGCGCTCCCGCCCAAGGATTGAGGGGGTTCTTCGCGTATCAGCGCCAGGTGGCCGATGCACTCTGGGCGTTGTTCGACGAGCCGGCCCTGTTGCCGCCGCTGGATGTTCATGCGCTGGTGCGTCACGCAGCGAGGGCACCCCGGTATGTGCCGCTGCTGCGCTGGTTGGGACGGCCGCTGGGAGCGGTGCTGGTGCACTTCGGGCTCGAGCGGTTCACGCCCTTGAGGACGTACTTGGATGGGCTGTGTCAGATCACCGTCCAGTGCAGCGCCGCCGAGGCGGAGACCCCCATCGCGATGGCGGCCATGGACTACTACTGGCGGGGGACGGGGCATGTGAGGGGGGGCATTGGGCGGTTGGGGGAGGGGTTGCTGGAGGCCATCACCCGCTGTGGGGGAGAGGTCCGGCTCGCCAACCGGGTCAAAGCGCTGGTGCCTGAGCCTGGAGGGTGGCGGGTGGTGACGCGCCAAGGCGTGCTGCGGGCCCGCCATGTGGCGGCCAATGTCCTGCCTCAGGGCATGTTGCGCCTGCTGGACCTGCCGCCGGAGCGGCTGCCGCGGTTGTCAGGGTTGGCTGGGCGCGTCGCGGAAGGGTGGGGCGCGGCCATGCTGTACCGGGTGGTGCACGCGCCGGAGGGAAGGGGGGCGGAGCCGTGCCATCTGGAACTCGTCCAGGACGAGGCCCTTCCCTTCATCGAGGGCAATCACCTGTTCGTCTCTATCAGCGGTGCGGCGGACGAGGGACGAGCTCCCGCAGGGCAGCGCACGCTCACCGTCTCGACCCATGTCCCTTTGCGGGCGCTGAGGGACAGTTCCGCGGAAGAGCAGGTCCGCTACGTGGAGGACATCCACTCCCGGATGCGGGAGGGGCTGGCGCGGCTGGCGCCGGAGTGGACCGGGGACGTGCGGCATGAGCTGACGGCCTCTCCTCGGACCTTCGAGCGGTTCACGCGCAGAGAGGGAGGGGCGGTGGGAGGGGTGCCCCGGCGCGCGGGGCTGGGCCACTATCGCGAGCTGGGACCCCGGCCGGTGATGAAGGGGCTCTGGCTCGTGGGCGACTCCGTCTTTCCGGGGCAGAGCACCCTGGCCGCGGCGCTGGGAGGTGTCCGGACCGCTGCCCGCATCGCCGCCAGCCGGTAACCGTCGGCGCGCCGCCTCAGCCCTGCACCAGGGGCGCGGGATCGCCTGCTTCGAGTTGGAGGGTCTCGGCGGCCCGCGCATCCCGTGGGACGCCAAAGCGCTGGCGGGAGCAGGCCAGGAGTTGGCCCGCGTAGACGCTGTCGTCGAGCGCCGCGTGAAGCTGGCCGTGACTCACGAACAGCCGTGCCTGCTCATCCACCAGGCGGGCGAAGATGCGCGCCTGTTCAGGGTGCGAAAAGAGACCGACCACCGAGGCCGCATCGAAGCGCGTCAGCGTGTCGAACTCCATGCCCAGCGTGGCCACGCACGCCTCGCGGATGGCCTGGAGTCCCGTCTCCAGAGAACTCCCCTCGCGTGCGCGGGAGAGCGCCGAAGTGAACCGGCCGAGCTCTCGTACGGCCTGTAGGACAAAGGCGTGACGCAAGACGGGCATGACCCAGAAATAGCATTTCCCGGCTCTGGAGAGTTCATTAGGGTGGGCCGCTCCCATTCTCTTGGAGGAGGCAGACATGCGATTGATGGCACTGGTAGGTCTGGTGGCGGTTCTGAGTGGCTGTGGCCCGGCGGCCGAAGGGGAGGCCCCTGCGGCTCCGGTGGATTCGCAGGAGACGACGCAGATGCAGCCTCCTGAGTCGTGGTGCCGCAGTTACAAGACGAAGCAGTACTGCCCGTCTGTCTGTGCCTGGTACAGCACCCCGGCGCCCGGCTACTGCGGACTCCGGGCCACGGAGTAGTCGTCGTCAGCGGCTCTTGGCGCGCAACTCCTCCCAGATGGGGCGGAAGTCGTAGGTGGGGTAGAACTCCGTTCGGAATCCGCCCCACGCGCCTTTCTCGATGGCGAGGTTCACCGCGCGCAGATTGTCCGGCGGCAGGCGCAGCGTGACGACCTGGCCCACGCCCATCATGATGTACCAGGAGACCACCTCCACGCCCTCGGGCGGGAAGCTCTTGCGGAAACCGGTGCGATCGAGGTGGGCGTTGATCTCGTCCACCGTCTTGCCCTGGTCGTGGCGCAAGAAGATGGTGAGCAGCAGCGTGTCTCCGGCCGGAGCCGCGGGCTTCGAGGCAGGGGCCTGGGCGTGGCTGGGGAGCGCGAGGACCAGACAGGTGAGCGCGGTGACCACCGCTCGGCTGACAGGGGAAGAGGGGGAGGGGTTCATGCGAGGACTCCTGGGGGGACTCATGAAGGGGTTCCCCGGAGGGTGCCCCCGGCGCGAAGCCTGAGCAAGGCGGGATGCCTCGGGACTGTTTGCGAGTGTTTGGGGGAGATTGGGCGGTGCATTGAGAGGCACTCGCGGGCTGTGGGGGTGTTTTAAGCAGTCAAACCACGCGGTTAGAGTGAGGCATGTTCGGCAAGAAAGAGCCTCCCTCCCGCTCGCAGCTCGTCGCCGAGGCGGATCGCGCCCGGGCGAAGGGCAAGCTCAAGCAGGCCATCCAGGGGTACCGCAAGGCGCTGGAGTTGGAGCCGAAGGATCCCGCGGTCCTCGGCAAGCTGGCGCCCTTGCTGGCCCGGACGAAGGAGACCGAGGCCTCGCTC encodes the following:
- a CDS encoding metallophosphoesterase, with amino-acid sequence MLLGRLVFVALLSLLGFVLLRWLWPALVKGGRKWVYLALVVLSLAAYLLPRMLGLGAHGEIPLIGEPLKLLSTVWGVTVLIMVVVGLPVVFLRWVRERRRVAPPEGADVSLERRDLLVNAGRAVPLLALGTSAAGVVNGMSGFVVREVEVRMRNLPPALEGFRIGQITDVHVGPFITPAYLRGAVAAMNAAGAHVQVMTGDLIDDLTQLDETMEALAGCRAPHGMLAVLGNHEHFRGLQSVLRGYASLQKRGAPVRLLVDSAHVFEHEGQRVRVVGVDYPLGRGMGARTSLMQASAEKAFQGTSPEELVLCLTHHPSFFPYAVERGARLTLAGHTHGGQVAFFGMPLFWFVFEFMFGGYRRKDGYLYVSGGTGHWLPFRLGIPPEVTVLTLRGA
- a CDS encoding phytoene desaturase family protein produces the protein MTGAVSGVGARYPRGMPESWYDAVVVGAGFGGMSTALELAQRGARVVLCEALNYPGGCASTFQREGYAFEAGATLFSGLAEGQLFGQWIRRHGLAVEVDWLDPLVELRTHALRLSVHRDRHLFLEQLCALPGAPAQGLRGFFAYQRQVADALWALFDEPALLPPLDVHALVRHAARAPRYVPLLRWLGRPLGAVLVHFGLERFTPLRTYLDGLCQITVQCSAAEAETPIAMAAMDYYWRGTGHVRGGIGRLGEGLLEAITRCGGEVRLANRVKALVPEPGGWRVVTRQGVLRARHVAANVLPQGMLRLLDLPPERLPRLSGLAGRVAEGWGAAMLYRVVHAPEGRGAEPCHLELVQDEALPFIEGNHLFVSISGAADEGRAPAGQRTLTVSTHVPLRALRDSSAEEQVRYVEDIHSRMREGLARLAPEWTGDVRHELTASPRTFERFTRREGGAVGGVPRRAGLGHYRELGPRPVMKGLWLVGDSVFPGQSTLAAALGGVRTAARIAASR